The Candidatus Mesenet endosymbiont of Agriotes lineatus region TTGGGACTGGCAAGTGCATTTAGTAGGTATAAACTAAAAGAAACCTTGGCATATCAAATTAACAAAAGTAAAGACAATCTATCTAAAACACCAATCTCTGAACTTATAAAAAATTATAAAAATACTCTGATATTGGCAATTTTTATATGTATGCCAATCAACCTTATCTCTGGTTTTATGACATTCTTTCGTGCCCTTACAAAAGAAAGAATAATGCATATATATGCTACTACATTTATAAATGAAATCACTTTAATTATAGGTAGTATATTGATACAAATAGCCGCAATTATTTTTGGAATATTGTCTGATAAAGTAGGAAGAGAAAAGGTAGCAATTTCATGTATCATAGTATCAATGCTTATGTGTTGTTCTATGTTACTTATAGCACATCATTGTAATAGCTATTTAATAATTTCGTTAAGCATTATGGCTCTATCTGTAATAGAAGCTGGCATTTCACCACTTAGTATAACTGTCTCTGAGCTATTTTCTACAAAAGTCAGATTTAGTGGTATTAACTTATCACGCAATATATCATCATCTCTATTTGAAGGACTGACTCCAATTATATGTACCTGGTTTACTATCAAATTTACCGGAGCTGCTGAATTTTATATAGTTTTGTGTCTTTTAATTGGTATAATAGCGATACTGAAGATAAAGCCGCAGGATAAAAAGTTCGATTGGTAAGATGTGTCTTCATTACCTAATGAAGTAGTATATAGTTACTTATTTTCAAGAAGGGGTTGCGTTAATAGAAGTATCAGGAGATCCTTGATTTACGTTAATTAGCTCAACCGTAATATTTTGTAAATTTGGTTTTATTTTTGAAGCTAATGAATTAATTCCAGTTTTGATTTCAGATCCAATTCCAATGATTGTTCCAATTGCCGCCCCAACTGTTGCTCCTATTATTGCAAGCATCATTCCAACTATCACTCCAACGACTATAAATACTATTGCAACTGCACATGCCGCTATTATAGCTTCATGTTTAGCTTTGCTTATAATCTTATCTAATGGGCTTCTTAAAGCTTCACTTTTCTTTCCGCCAAAGCTTTCAACACTTTTTTCTAATTCTACTAATGTTTTATTATTTAACCTTATCCTATGATTACTCCAAGTTAATGTGTTATCCCACATTGTTATGGTACGATTGGGCTCAGGTGTAGAATCAAACTCTATTATGCAATCTAAAATAGTTCCTTTTTTAGAACCATACGAAATTATACCATTGATATGATCACAACCTAAAGCTTGAATAATTTCAAGAGCTCTATCTTTCTCACTAGAATCTTCACCTGATGATGGAATGCAAGATATTATGCCAATTAATTCTTGTTGTAATTTTTCTACTTCTTCTTTTTTCATACTGCCCCCTTTTTTATTACTAATTAATAATAAAAGTAGTTAATAAAAAGTAAATATTTCTACAAAAGCTTGTATCTTTATGACATAAGGTATTAGAGCTAAAATATCTTACAAGGGAAGGTGAAGCTGTCCTGGAAGCTAACGCCAATAAGGCCGATCTGTAGATTTTGCTCCCTTCCCATATAGAGTTAAAAGACTG contains the following coding sequences:
- a CDS encoding MFS transporter: MKKVLLSSLLCKLMIWYDFMLFIDLINFISNEFFPKVGVYQNLFKLFGIFALSTIAKPFGAFIFGYIGDKYGRRISLFVSILLISIPASFISFIPGYERMGIFASISIILIRIMQGIAFGAEQGSPIYFIEHSADKKNLSMFYGIVGLGKSLGISLAAITIILCKKNTDFNTWGWRLPFILCFVLGLASAFSRYKLKETLAYQINKSKDNLSKTPISELIKNYKNTLILAIFICMPINLISGFMTFFRALTKERIMHIYATTFINEITLIIGSILIQIAAIIFGILSDKVGREKVAISCIIVSMLMCCSMLLIAHHCNSYLIISLSIMALSVIEAGISPLSITVSELFSTKVRFSGINLSRNISSSLFEGLTPIICTWFTIKFTGAAEFYIVLCLLIGIIAILKIKPQDKKFDW